A genome region from Mastacembelus armatus chromosome 8, fMasArm1.2, whole genome shotgun sequence includes the following:
- the LOC113140769 gene encoding GTPase IMAP family member 4, which translates to MSASASQSELRLVVLGRPGAGKRSAVCTILGLQDTEQGTDAPGPQECSKHRGEAAGRQVVVVSSPPWFGSGCNPEEQRKHISSFIALSSPGPHVFLLCVPVNQPADGEMKALAVLSKLFGPSAVRSHTLVLFTYIDELEEDENLEEYLTTWRKDLLELVGRCGDRYHTLEARGGEPGDGTTVEGLLEKVEQAVRENGAQHLSCPLYQEAEERVRKRQVELVRQRRGEGLDDSPSEENMTEEEMEAEREEAERSVGDLNVDIDDIFPRTSVASAPSFLRSLWEKLMSWIYWLPTLVRREALLGSLVGLFVGGPFGGMLGTTVGSVATEVGRRKTEKTK; encoded by the exons ATGTCCGCATCTGCGTCACAGTCAG AGCTGAGGCTGGTGGTGCTGGGCCGACCCGGGGCCGGGAAGAGATCGGCGGTCTGCACCATCCTGGGCCTGCAAGACACCGAGCAGGGCACAGACGCTCCAGGCCCGCAGGAGTGCAGCAAACACAGGGGAGAGGCTGCGGGCAGACAG GTGGTGGTCGTCTCCAGTCCGCCCTGGTTCGGCTCAGGCTGCAACCCGGAGGAGCAGAGGAAGCACATCTCCTCCTTTATCGCCCTTTCCAGCCCCGGGCCACACGTCTTCCTGCTGTGTGTCCCCGTGAACCAGCCGGCTGACGGGGAGATGAAGGCTCTGGCTGTGCTCAGCAAACTGTTTGGGCCCTCTGCGGTCCGCAGCCACACCCTGGTGCTCTTCACCTACATCGACGAGCTGGAGGAGGACGAGAACCTGGAGGAATACCTCACCACTTGGCGCAAGGACCTCCTGGAGCTGGTGGGAAGATGTGGCGACCGCTACCACACCCTGGAAGCCCGTGGTGGAGAGCCGGGAGATGGCACGACTGTGGAGGGGCTGCTGGAGAAGGTGGAGCAGGCGGTGAGGGAGAACGGGGCTCAACACCTGAGCTGCCCCCTGTaccaggaggctgaggagaggGTGAGGAAGAGGCAGGTGGAGCTGGTGaggcagagaagaggagaggggtTGGATGACTCCCCGTCAGAGGAAAAcatgacagaagaagagatggaAGCGGAGCGGGAGGAGGCGGAGAGGAGCGTAGGTGACCTGAACGTAGATATTGATGATATTTTCCCCCGGACCAGTGTCGCCTCTGCGCCGTCGTTTCTCCGGAGCCTGTGGGAGAAGCTGATGAGCTGGATATACTGGCTGCCCACACTGGTGAGAAGAGAGGCCTTGCTCGGCTCCCTGGTCGGCCTGTTTGTGGGGGGGCCGTTCGGAGGCATGCTGGGCACCACTGTGGGATCAGTGGCCACTGAGGTggggagaagaaaaacagagaaaacaaaataa